The Neofelis nebulosa isolate mNeoNeb1 chromosome 16, mNeoNeb1.pri, whole genome shotgun sequence genome includes a window with the following:
- the SLC13A2 gene encoding solute carrier family 13 member 2, producing MATCWQGLWAYRSYLIVFLLPIFLLPLPILVPTKEAYCAYSIILMALFWCTEALPLAVTALFPIILYPMMGIMDASEVCIEYFKDTNILFVGGLLVAIAVEHWNLHKRIALRVLLIIGVRPALLLLGFMLVTAFLSMWISNTATTAMMVPIAHAVLEQLYKTPTGKDVEEGSDNPTFELQEPSPQKDVTKLDNGQVHPVPPASSEPKAQKDRQRVRFSQGMSLCVCYSASIGGIATLTGTTPNLVLQGQVNSLFPENGNVVNFTSWFGFAFPTMVILLLLAWLWLQVLFLGFNFLKNFGFGGHQREQEQAAFHIIQTEHKLLGPMSFAEKAVSVLFVILVVLWFTREPGFFLGWGNLAFPDKDGKSMASDGTVAIFIGIIMFLVPSKIPGLTQDPDKPGRLKAPPALLNWKTVNEKMPWNIVFLLGGGFALAKGSEKSGLSEWLGDKLTPLQNVPPPAIAFILCLLIATFTECTSNVATTTLFLPILASMAQAICLHPLYVMLPCTLSASLAFMLPVATPPNAIVFSFGGLKVSDMARTGFLLNIIGVLVITLAINSWSFPIFSLYTFPSWAYSNTTANCMVNQANTTTPRP from the exons GAAGCCTACTGTGCCTACTCCATCATCCTCATGGCGCTCTTCTGGTGCACCGAGGCTCTGCCCCTGGCTGTCACCGCCCTCTTCCCCATCATCCTGTACCCCATGATGGGCATAATGGATGCCTCCGAG GTGTGCATCGAGTACTTTAAGGACACCAACATCCTGTTCGTCGGGGGGTTGCTCGTGGCCATCGCTGTGGAACACTGGAATCTGCACAAACGCATTGCCCTCCGCGTGCTCCTCATCATCGGGGTGCGGCCTGCCCT GCTGCTGTTGGGCTTCATGTTGGTCACGGCCTTCCTGTCCATGTGGATCAGCAACACAGCCACCACGGCCATGATGGTGCCCATCGCACATGCTGTTCTGGAACAGCTGTACAAGACGCCCACAGGCAAGGATGTAGAGGAGGGCAGTGACAACCCCACCTTTGAGCTCCAGGAACCAAGTCCCCAGAAGGACGTGACCAAGCTTG ATAACGGGCAGGTCCACCCTGTCCCGCCTGCTTCTTCAGAGCCGAAGGCACAGAAGGACAGGCAGCGGGTCCGCTTTAGCCAGGGCatgagcctgtgtgtgtgctACTCGGCCAGCATCGGGGGCATCGCCACGCTCACCGGCACCACCCCCAACCTGGTGCTGCAAGGCCAGGTCAACTC GCTCTTCCCCGAAAACGGCAACGTGGTGAACTTCACCTCCTGGTTCGGCTTTGCCTTCCCCACCATGGTCATCTTGCTGCTGCTTGCCTGGCTGTGGCTGCAGGTGCTCTTCCTGGGGTTCAA CTTCCTGAAGAACTTTGGCTTTGGCGGACACCAGCGGGAGCAAGAGCAGGCAGCCTTCCACATCATCCAAACAGAACACAAGCTACTGGGCCCCATGAGCTTTGCAGAGAAGGCTGTCTCTGTCCTCTTTGTCATCTTGGTGGTGCTATGGTTCACGCGGGAGCCCGGCTTTTTCCTTGGCTGGGGCAACCTGGCTTTTCCCGACAAGGATGGGAAAAG CATGGCGTCCGATGGGACAGTGGCCATCTTCATTGGCATAATTATGTTCTTGGTGCCCTCCAAGATCCCAGGGCTGACTCAAGATCCAG ACAAACCAGGGAGGCTGaaggcccctcctgccctcctcaaCTGGAAGACAGTGAATGAGAAGATGCCCTGGAATATCGTCTTCCTTCTGGGTGGTGGCTTCGCCCTGGCCAAGGGCAGTGAG AAATCAGGACTGTCCGAGTGGCTGGGGGACAAGCTGACGCCGCTACAGAATGTGCCACCTCCCGCCATTGCCTTCATCCTCTGCCTGCTGATTGCCACCTTCACTGAGTGCACCAGCAACGTGGCCACCACCACACTTTTCCTGCCCATTCTGGCCTCCATG GCCCAGGCCATCTGCCTCCACCCTCTCTATGTCATGCTCCCCTGCACGCTGTCTGCCTCCCTGGCCTTCATGCTGCCTGTGGCCACCCCACCCAACGCCATAGTCTTCTCTTTCGGAGGCCTCAAAGTGTCTGATATG GCCCGAACGGGATTCCTGCTCAACATCATCGGAGTGCTGGTCATCACGCTGGCCATCAACAGCTGGAGCTTCCCCATCTTCAGCCTGTACACCTTCCCCTCCTGGGCCTACTCCAACACCACAGCCAACTGCATGGTCAACCAGGCAAACACCACAACACCTCGCCCCTAG